The segment TTGAATCGGCAATATCACAGCCATTAGCTGGATTTGGAGAGCAAGAATTTCATAAGGATTTATTTGATAAAGCAGCAGCTTATTTATTTTATCTTTGCAAGAACCATCCTTTCCTTGATGGGAATAAGCGCGTTGCCTTGGCAGCATCTTTGGTATTCTTAGATTTGAATGGAATAGAGTTAGATGATCCAGATGAAAAACTCTACGATTTAACAATTGGTATTGTTGCTGGTAAAATTCCTTTTGAGAATATTGCTAAAGTATTAAAGGGCTTCAGCGTCTAACTAACGGTGCTTCCGCTACGCTTCGAGATCGCTAACGCGACTCTCGCTCGGGCTACGCCACATTTCGCTTTGTCACTCGCCTTGCAAAGCAAGCCTCGCGCCAAGTGCTTCGCACTCGCGAAACGTCGGAACACCTTGGTCGTTATCCGAACATTTCATCCAGAATTTGGTTTTTTGTTTATTTTTTAATTTCGAGAAAGTCATTCATTAAATTTGAACGATTGGTTGCTTGGAAATTAACTAGCTTCTTTTTTCTAATAGCCGCCAGATTTTGAAGTGCATCTTTCGATTCCGGTTTTTCATTCCGTGCGGCTTTTGTTGTTTGATGATAGCGTAGAGAGGCGGGTAGATTTTGTTATACTAAATTCTTTCGCTTCGCAGAGTCTAAAATTTTTAGTAATAGTGTCTGAAACGTCGGATAACTTCCGGTGCCTCCGCTCCGCTCGGGGCTTGCTAACGCAACCCGCTCGCTCGGCCTTCGGCACATTCGCGTCCGTCACTTCGTTTGCATGTGCAAACTCGCGCCGTTGCGAACGTCGGAGCACCTTGGTCGTTAGGCGGCATGACAAAAATATGATTAAATTACTAAAAGAAAATGAATTTAGAAAATCTATCTCTAACCCAGCTGAGCTTAAAGAAGGATATGATCGAATAACTACAAATTTTTGGGAATATTATGATGAGATCTCTAAAAATGATTTTAAGGGGATCTCATTCTCGAATCATGAAGTAAGCAATATTTATAGAATGGATAATGATTATGACCATATTCTCATTTCTGCTGAAGCCCATAAGAACATTTTTTTGGTTTTAGTTAACGATCATTCGAAAAATATAATTATCGGTCACTATATTTTAGATTTAAATAAAGAGTATGGACTAAAGTAAGCGTAACATACGATTTTCTAATTTGCTGCTGTCTTAAGTTTATGTTTTATGCTCTTAGGATTAAAGTGGTGAAGTAGAAAACTTTATTGTTAGAATTGTCACGCCGCCTAACTGTCGGCTCTGACGCGTCGCTTCGAGATCGCTAACGCAACTCTCGCTCGGCCTTCGGCACATTGGCTCAGTCATTCGAATTGCAGAGCAATTCTCATGCCTGTCTTCACTTCGTTCAGCACGCCAACGTCGTCAAGCCTTGGTCGTTAGGCGAAAATCGATGCAAAATGTATTTTGAATGAAAAATAAGATAATTGGAAGAAGCTTTAAAGAAGTAAAATCTTCAGAATATTATAGGCTCGAAATTATTGATCGAGGTTACTATAAATATATATTATCTCTCTTTTATGTAATTATATTATTCGTTATC is part of the Leptospira venezuelensis genome and harbors:
- a CDS encoding type II toxin-antitoxin system death-on-curing family toxin, which translates into the protein MSPLTVRYLTLEETLYIHANQIEEYGGSYGIRDKGLLESAISQPLAGFGEQEFHKDLFDKAAAYLFYLCKNHPFLDGNKRVALAASLVFLDLNGIELDDPDEKLYDLTIGIVAGKIPFENIAKVLKGFSV